The Nycticebus coucang isolate mNycCou1 chromosome 15, mNycCou1.pri, whole genome shotgun sequence genome has a segment encoding these proteins:
- the HMGB1 gene encoding high mobility group protein B1 → MGKGDPKKPRGKMSSYAFFVQTCREEHKKKHPDASVNFSEFSKKCSERWKTMSAKEKGKFEDMAKADKARYEREMKTYIPPKGETKKKFKDPNAPKRPPSAFFLFCSEYRPKIKGEHPGLSIGDVAKKLGEMWNNTAADDKQPYEKKAAKLKEKYEKDIAAYRAKGKPDAAKKGVVKAEKSKKKKEEEEDEEDEEDEEEEEDEEDEDEEEDDDDE, encoded by the exons atgggcaaaggagatcctaagaagccgagaggcaaaatgtcatcatatgcattctttgtgcaaacttgtcgggaggagcacaagaagaagcacccagatgcttcagtcaacttctcagagttttctaagaagtgctcagagaggtggaag accatgtctgctaaagagaaaggaaaatttgaagatatggcaaaggcggacaaggcccgttacgaaagagaaatgaaaacctatatccctcctaaaggggaaacaaaaaagaagttcaaggatcccaatgcacccaagaggcctcc ttcggcctttttcttgttctgttctgagtatcgcccaaaaatcaaaggagaacatcctggcctatccattggtgatgttgcaaagaagctgggggagatgtggaataacactgctgcggatgacaagcagccttatgaaaagaaggctgcaaagctgaaggaaaaatacgaaaag gatattgctgcataccgagctaaaggaaagcctgatgcagcgaaaaagggagtcgtcaaggctgaaaaaagcaagaaaaagaaggaagaggaggaagatgaggaagacgaagaggatgaagaggaggaggaagatgaagaagatgaagatgaagaagaagatgatgatgatgaataa